In the genome of Raphanus sativus cultivar WK10039 chromosome 9, ASM80110v3, whole genome shotgun sequence, the window TATAAGTGTGTGGGCAATCCTCCACTCTTGAGTTAGCTTTTGAGTGTGAGTTAGGTCCatcactaatatggtatcagagtcCAAAGTTTTCAATTTGTCGATTGTGGCCCACCCGTGGATGTCCAGTCCCACGAACTTCACACTACAGATGTCTAATCCTGAACGTGAGAAGGGTGTATAAGTCCCACATCGACAAATATGAGTGAATGGGAGTCAGAGCCGTGCCTGACTTTTTCTAGGTTAGAAGCATCAAAAAAATTTTGGCCCCttgatttgttttaatataaaatatttaatttaaaataactgataaaaacaaagaataatataaaatgtacTTTTCTACCTCGAACCCGTGACCTGTTTAGCAAAACAACTCACTCAATCACTGTACCAATGACAACTCTATAGATATTGGccccaaaataatttttagactAATCGGCCCCAAAGCCAATGCTTCATCAACTTTGTATCAGGCACGGTTCTGATGGGAGTAATATATGTGTATGGGCAATCCTCCACTCTTGAGCTAGCTTTTAAGTGTGAGTTAGACTCATCACTAATATCATATCTGTGTCGCCAGTGGAGTTTGAACCCGAATTCACCGTATTAAGTTTTTAATTCCCTCGAGAGTGACTAGGCCACCACCATTAGTTATCacacataattattttaatcatgttttccaaaatttacCATGTGGATGAGCTAGTTGTTCGATTTTTACATTTAAGAACCAACCAGACATAAAGTATATGCACCTTTTAGCTCGCTCAAGCTGGTTTTGCGGCCAcgaaaatatttcaattttcgTTCTTCAAATGttttcatattcttttttttttttttctcattttagaACGtgacattatatattttgtaaacatCATGTCATAAACCGTGTTTTGACAAAACATGcatgtaagaaaaatattagaaaaaaaaaactgttgttCCGACACTAAAATCGAATAAACCAGTTAGatcttttttacttttcaaGTCGACGACCTGTAAAAGTTGCCTTGGTCACAAAGTTAAGTTGAAATGAAATTGgctaatattttaatatattcatttatattcTCATATAAGAAGAGGAATTATTTATATGCATAAAATAGACTGACGTCTATTTACAAAATGTAGTGGCGAAGAAATCATAAACTAATGGGGATGTATTATTGCGCATCTTTTAAACAATAGCATAAAATTCACgcttattataaaattattatactatttaTTCGATATCATGCTAATTTACATGATATCACATAGTAATCTGTTTATAACATATAACACAAAATCGTATTGctcttaattttttgtttaccaTCTCGTcatatttgaaaacataattccAAATGATCCACACTAATTCTTCGTAATTTCtgacaaaaattcaaaaatgatAATAACATCTTAATAGTGATTACTAAAAAGAGTTCCATATGATTTTATTCTAAAagaaattcaaactgaaatgaATGGCTAGACAGTTTATTCTATAACAAATGAAATAATTGACAAAAtgtttcttttgataaaaataattgacAAAATGTTTTAGTACGCTGCTTATTTTTTGCTCAAGATATTAATCAAAGAAGACAACAACACAAAGTTGGGTTGCCATTATAATTCaaagtaaattaataaatagttctttttttttgtttttgagaaagGATAAATACTTCTTTCTAAAGCTGATTTATTGAATGGTATTTTAATTATCAGAAGCACAATGAATCCAAATACAGAGAGGGTCCATACCGCCACTATAAACTCAATAAAGATTGGCTGATAGGACAACTGAAAAAGCATACTCCGACAACGAGGCGAGTCACGCTTAGATAACATCGGTTAGGAAGCTTCTCAAGAGAAAACGCATACTGGAGGGTCTAATCTATTCTTCAAAAAGATTGAAAGTCTCTAGTTTTCTTTGGCCCGAATGTTCTTGCATAAGGCAGTATCGTCAGTCTTAAACGCCTCGATGACTGAAGCGGATAACGGGTGATACACCGTTGTCCGCAATGGATAGATGGTGTTGTAGTTGAAAGATCAAAGGATGATAAAAAGTGCAGAGACAGAAGAGGATCTTGATGAAAAGGACTTGTCTTCATCGGGACTGTTTATTTGGTCACAAGGGAAGTGGAGGGAACAGGAACAGTACTAACATTGATACTGTTAGAAAGGCCAGCTTGCGATCAAGAAGATAAAGCTCGAGTAATTTGTAGCACATATATTAACATTTGTGCCATGTCTATTTTTTTAGTTCGTGAAAACAGAGCTATTCGACCACTTGTTTATACAAAACACAAGTGTCTGCGTAAAAACAGTCATCAAACCCGCAAAATACAAAGCGAGGGCCCTTTGCAAACCAATGCTGGGGAAATAAACTAAAGACCTATTAGATAAAACAGTGGATCGTTACTATGGAGAATAATATAGAACCGTTCTCTATACAATTGTACCTGCTTGCCACTAAGCAAACCTTCAGAATCTGATGGACATTTTTCTTCATCCTTATCGTAGAAGACAATAGGATGATTTCACATGGTTATGCCATGCCGCAACGTTTTGCCCATCTACCGTGACCCAGTCCACAACAGTTGCAGCAGGCTGCTCGTACCATTCATCCAGCTGCATTCATACACGAACAAAATGCTGTTTATTACCTTTGAAATAAGTGTGTTTAATTAAATCTCTAATAACCATGTCCAAaggattattaataataatgataGTGAGCTTATAAAGTCAAAGGAGTTAGTTCCCTACCAAACCCCATACGTATTTGCAGTgctccaaggaagtttgagcATTCAAGACTGCAGTCTTGAGCTCGGGCAACCATTTCTCTGTTATTGTATTATCTTGTTTTGTGGCGAGATCTAGGCAATGCTTAGTTGTCCTGCACATTGTATCAAGCAGAAAAAAATGATATGGTACAACTGAGATGATAACCCTGCATCATTCACATGATGGTACATGCAGAGAAGCACGACTCACCTTTCATACTCTTGCTGGGCATGGTACGCATGGCTTAGTAGAGAGCGACCACTTTCAACTAAATCCTGACGTATATCCACCAAGTTGATTGCTTTTGCTAAATCTTCCAACACACATGCCTCGGAGCCACGGAGCCTCAAGCAGAACTCAAGAGACTCTAGAATTGATGCCAAACTTGCATCTGAACCCTCCAAACCTGAAAATAGCAATAATTATAATGGTTACAGCAAGCCCTACGTTAAAGCCGCAACATGTATGTcctaatttttttcttgcaCTTTTTTTACATCACTGCAATACATCCCATGAAACTTGCAACTTGTGAACAAGAGGGTAAAGGGATAAGATAGAGCAATTCAAGCATAAAGCAAGCCCTAATCTATGTGGATGAACCAACCATTcaaagtttgttttggtttactTCGTAGGAAAAATCACTACGAAAGTGAACCAAAACAATTTCATTCATAAGGGCAGTGAAGAATAATAGTTTGATAAGGAAACACCTTGGAATGTGGtcattaaataaattttcttttgaagGATTCACTAAGTTTCTGTATTTGGggaaggaaaagaaaagagactaACCCGCAGGATACTGAAGGGCGGCAGAAATGCGGCATACAGAAGGAATTGCCGAAGGATCTCTAGCACCAGCTCTTGCAGTCAACAAAGCAGCATTCTTCTCTGCTGAGGCAATAGCTTCAGGTCCTGTTGACCCATTAGCTCCCATAGACTCTAGAAGGGCCTGATCAAGAAAGAGTGGAATAGATATGAACAAAGTTCCTTGTATAATTAAtcacaatttttaatttgtaagtTTCAGTATCTTCCAAATAATATCTCTCCAGTTctgtgtaaaatatatattctagataATTATCAGACATACGCGGAGAGAAATTACAGACCTGTGGAGTTGCTGGAAGCATATAGAGGGTGTTATCAGGACTCTGGAAGAAAGCAGACACTTCTTTCTCAATGAAATCTTTAGAGTTGTTCGAAATGTCTGCAACAACCTCACACGCTGGAATTATAGTGGCCATTGCGTATTCCCTTGCAGCTAGTGGCTGCTGATTCCAGAATGCAGCAGCATCCTGAACGAAAATCGAAACATCACACAGAGTTGTGCCGATTGCAATTAACATGTTTTTAGTTCAATAACAAAATCAATTGGCTGGAAGAATATTACTTACCATGTTGGCCTTGAGAAGAGTAGTATATATGGTTTCAAGTTCGGATCTGCGAGCATCAAATTCTTCAATTTTCTTCCACTTCTGTTTTAATGAATGTTCAGCTTCTTTCCTTTCAGCGCATAATTTATTCAGCCGTTGTATTTCagataaaagtgtatttaagcTAGCTCTCAAACCAGCAGCTTCTCGTTCCTTACCCCATACGTCCAACTGCCAGGGAAAAACTGAATAGCTTGGTCAAGCAAGTATACTAAACTTAAACTGGATATTCTTGATAACTGGATTAGCTATATACAGACGGGAGAACGACATATAGTTAACCCTGGTGTTGCTAAAACATAACAGTATTAGCTGCATAAGCTAAATAAAAAACAGACGGACGCTGGAGAGAAATGTGTTTTAGATCACAGCACGAAGATGTATAAATAGATTAACTAAGATAAACATAAATCACAAAAAGTTGGAAACCAAGAAAAAATCTGGCATTTTACCTCTAATTGCCTAAGATTTCTAACATTCTGTGACATGCCTCCACCAAGTGAATGTGAAGAAACTGTGTCAGCACTCCCTTGCAAACGGTTTTTAAGTTTCTGAGATAAAACCCGAGCTTCCGCCGCTTTGTTTAGCGCATCTTCAGTTCCCAAGAATTGTTGAACATGTGCTTTCTGGATATAGGCATGCGTACACGATAAGATAAATGGATCCTAAATGTATGATCATCATCGTGCAACAAGTTTAAATGCAGCAGCTGCCCTAAAAACAATCCCTAAGTGCAAGCTAAGCTAAAGAAAGCCTGAAACTATGTCCTTTCTAAACATTAATATATGCTGAAATAACCCGAAAGAAACCATGAAGAGAGAAACCTGTCGTTCAAGGAGCTGGTTGTTGGATCCTTTGGAATTAGTATCTGTGGCTATCCTCCCATTACCATTAAACTGATAACTTAATGGCGAGCTCACATCAGAAGAAGAAATCTCCATTACCCGGTTGTTTTCGTACTTATACCTGTACTTTCATTAGCTAATCAATACACTGGAACATGAATTTAAAAACTCATtcagtaaaaaagaaaagaaaaagggtATTAATCTCATTGATCGAACAAGTGTAAAAGCAATCCCTGTAACAGCCTCCTATAGGGACGCACCTCAATGTTTCAGCATCAGCTCTGAGATCCACCCTCTCTATCTCCTTCGATATCATTGTCTTAAGGCGTAGTGTATGTGCAGCAATAGCCTGAAGGAGAAGAGGAGGACTACTAGTCAGGCAGTTCAATACAACAGCTCTCATCTCATCAGATACTTCTCCACCACCATCGTATTCAAAACTCAGCTTGGCAGTTTCAAGCTCAGGATGCGAGTGAACCCCGTTTCCTTCGTAAGCAGGGAAAGAGTTACATATCCTCTCAACCACGTGCGACGCAAGTGACTCACAAGCTTTCCTAACACTCCTTTCCCGCGTCGTTTCGACGAGAATGACATCATCACTTCCTCTAACAGAGGTATAAACAGCTTCCCTATCGCCTGAATAATCTAAACCACTCGACCTAAGGGAAGTCCTCGCTTGGTCAACGTAGATCTGTATCCTTTTGTGATACTCAGCGAATATTCTCGCTGATTCATCACACTGCTGATCATAAGCTTCGAGCGTCACTTGCTTATGCCTGTAACTACCTCTCTCGTCAAGCATCCTCTTCCGCTCAGCTTCCTCTCTCGACACCTCGAGCATCCTCGCTTTCAGATCCTTCCTCTGCCTCCTCACGAGATTCCTCAACCTCTCCACCTCTTTCCCCGCCGCCTCCCTCTCACGCAACGCGGCCTCTCTGCTCTCAGCCCCGCTCAAAATCTCCCCAGCCAAGACCttcttctctctccttctcccGCCTTTATTAACCTTACTACTCTCTTCTTTAACCGTACTCGCAGTGGCAGCACCACCATGAACGGTGATGTTGCGCCTGATGTTATCGACAGTCTTCTCCGACTTCGTTCGGTTGATCAAAAACCCCCAAATCGGTATCATGTTCCCTCTGCAGATTTTTCTGATGGAATCGACGGAAGGCGCGTGGGATTTGCTACGGTATCCCATCTCCTTCTGAAGCCATTCTAGTATCGCTTCTGGCGACGGAGGAGCAGCCGAGGAGCTCGATGCGctctgcattttttttttcttcttcttcttcttcactaaCCTTTTgattgttgatgatgatgaactcTCATGTGAATTAGGGTTTCGAATCGCCCGGTAACGAAGCGAAATGGGAATCGGAGAGGTTTCTGTTCACTCTGCGTTCTGCagatttttttctgaaattacaatccggatccggatccggGTCGAACCGGTTAGTGAGGAGGGAGGTCATCGTTTGATTAATTTGATCGTCTAATGAGGAGAAAAAAAGATGCGGGGTCAAATTTGAATTTCGAAACAAATGCAGGGGTAATACTGAGACAATCTATTTCCCCAACTCAAAAGCAAACCGAACCGCTGCTAACCACCAACCCATGCGAAGGTCTAACCCGGTGTGCAAAAGAggcaatctttttttttttttaacaccaatAGATAtattaagaagaagaagcagtcCAACTGAAACTAGTTGGCTGTAGCCAGATACAAGACTGATTTTACAAGAGAATCAGCCACAACATTCAAATTTTTGGAGATAAAAGAAAACGAAATGCAATCAAAAGAGAGGGATAGATGCTCGATGTCCTGGTTGATTCCGTAGAGATCCATCGGGTGATACTTCGAAGTGATGGCAGCAACAAGTACCTGACAATCTGATTTAACACAGATTTTAGAGAAACCCACTTCGAAAATGTGGAGAAGAGCAGTTCTAATGGCTAACGCTTCAGCCACTGGTGGGGATGCTGTGTGGGAGAAGATCTTAGATCCCTGTTGTAGGCGTTCGTTGTGACAGTTCATGAATATCCAACCGCATGCAGAGCCGGACCTGAAATTTTCGGGGCCCTATTCGAAATAAAGATGAACTTATCATAGTTTTGATAATAAAAAGCAGCATCGAAAATTctatagaacaaaaaaaaatctgattttctTATGAACTTGTTTGCTTTTACAGAGtaaaaagaagaggagaagtTGAAAAGACTATCTCTCGTAAGTTTTCTCTAGTGGGttaaaaatgatgttttttacttatttaaatttattataatatttacgattatttaaataaaattaaaatacagaCAGTCGAATAACTTACCGTAAGTTACTTGCACTGATgttaaaaacttatattttttattttgtacaGTACAAACCAAAACTTTGTTTTTTAGTTTGACTTTgcacataaaattaatatattaacattACATATTAATATTTGGAAAAATTGGAAATGGGGGCCCATTAGATGGGGGCCCTACACTAATGTTTCGTGAAACTCTGCCCAAGCCCGGCTCCGACCGCATCCTGCGTGGTTTGTCGTAGCCTGACAAGCCGTATCAGTAAAACAAGTTACACCTGTGTAACTGTGTTAGTTGGGAGCACTGTTTAAAGGTTGACATTGTCTACACTGAGACGAGGGTGATAGCTGTTGGGCAGAAGTCCATTCTCTTGCAAAAGAGCCAATCTCTTTCATATTCTTCTGAGTTTTCAGGTTACATCAAAATTTATACTTTTACTCAGTAACTTATCtgtttacaaattataaaatgatttttttaacacacatattataaaatgattaCATAGACGATTATGCACCTAATAGTTCTAAAACCTTTAACAAAAGTAATTCTTATGTTTAACACGATTCTACAATCACCAGTTATATATGCCTTACcgaaattttatgtttaactgTTTTATTTACATGCCTTATAAGAATATCGACAATTCTATTGCACCATTTTGCAAATTTCATAtagattttctatttataaatttacatCACTGTTGATAAATTATTAGCTATGAGAGTGAAAAACTAAATTTCTTCCTATAACTTcttaatataaaaacattactAAACTTTTGGTTGAAAGAACtatataaaatctaaatctCTTTATAGTAGTATCTCACTAGACCATAGTATTCTTTTGGGTTTTCGGTTCCATCTAAATTTATACTTATtgtttacaaattataaaaaaaactatataaaaaattcCACTAATTAAAGAATCTAAAATTCATCGTTGAGACACACACCCCCgatattatttttctcttttcgtTTCTCCCATTGtctttaatcaaaaaaaaattacaaaatattaacaAAGACATATAGCATAACGAATTTTGTGTTAGTTCACTACACAACAAAGTCAAACCCACAATACTGGATTTTTCTGACAAAATAAATTCACAAAATGTAAGGTACAATCATTAACAAAGACATATAGCATAACGGCTTTTTGTGTTAGTTCACTACACAACAAACTGACAAAGTCAAACCCACAATACTGGATTTTGCTGACAAAATAAACTCACAAAATGTAAGGTACAATCACTAATAAAATATACAGAATCATATTTGAGATGCAAAGTTTATATTATTCGTTTAGAAGTTTGAAACTTGAGGACATCTTCTGCAGATAATAAGAATgccaaaacagaaaatatatccTGATATTTGGCTTGGTTCAACTTATTAAGTACTGAACATTTAACAAACCAAGATGGACTTGGGACCTCTATTCTCCAGTGAGCCGGGGCATCCAGTGCGGCAACGTTGTATTTGTCAGCCTAATTAGGGTTCCGGCATCTACTTCTCCATCTTCGTTCCTTTCCAATGTGTCCCTATACGTAACAATATTGATTCATTCCATATAACTGATGAACAATTTTCTAGTAGCTACGCAAATACTGGATACAAGTTATAAATCTGTGATGTTTATGTAACATTAATTTACTCTAATTTATCTATATAGTAACACATTAAAGTTGGTATTTTTCATATATGCGTAGCCAAGTGAAATTGATATGTAGAGTACCCAAGAGATAGAGGACGATGGGGAGATATAGGTCCGGGCAACGGGTGCGCTGGCTCGCATGGTGGCGCTGCCAATGAAGCTAATCCTTGGTTGAGTGTTTGCGGCTCAGAGTCTTCTCTTGGATCAGCCTGCCAAATTAAATACTTGTTAAAgtgactattttttttttcgttttgtaGTTGTTTTCACATAAATTCTGACATAAGTTAAATATATGCAATCGGGACATTTTAGACTAAAACCTAGACTAATCTCTGAAACTTTTAGCTCCACATTAAGTAGGATcgaaataacatatatatatagtcaaagaTGATAATGACATCCATTTCACCTTCTTTGTTAGCTGTTTCTTGAGTTCTTTGAGTTCCTTTTCCTATGTGTCAACAAAAGATCAcacatttaatttaatttgttggAAACTCAAAGTATTCTCGATATAAATTTGGGttaactgcaaaaaaaaacacacacacacacaaacacaaaccCAATAGCGAAAATTAAAGACTGGCAGGTACGCAAAGACATTTGCAAGGTACAAAATCATTACAATGAGTAATCGTCTCTAAACCAATATATTACCTTTTTCTTGAGCTGTGCTATGGACTCTACCATTAGCTGGTTCTGTTctcccaaaacaaaaacaatacccACATGATTAATTAGATGTAGTATAT includes:
- the LOC108823858 gene encoding AUGMIN subunit 5; the protein is MQSASSSSAAPPSPEAILEWLQKEMGYRSKSHAPSVDSIRKICRGNMIPIWGFLINRTKSEKTVDNIRRNITVHGGAATASTVKEESSKVNKGGRRREKKVLAGEILSGAESREAALREREAAGKEVERLRNLVRRQRKDLKARMLEVSREEAERKRMLDERGSYRHKQVTLEAYDQQCDESARIFAEYHKRIQIYVDQARTSLRSSGLDYSGDREAVYTSVRGSDDVILVETTRERSVRKACESLASHVVERICNSFPAYEGNGVHSHPELETAKLSFEYDGGGEVSDEMRAVVLNCLTSSPPLLLQAIAAHTLRLKTMISKEIERVDLRADAETLRYKYENNRVMEISSSDVSSPLSYQFNGNGRIATDTNSKGSNNQLLERQKAHVQQFLGTEDALNKAAEARVLSQKLKNRLQGSADTVSSHSLGGGMSQNVRNLRQLELDVWGKEREAAGLRASLNTLLSEIQRLNKLCAERKEAEHSLKQKWKKIEEFDARRSELETIYTTLLKANMDAAAFWNQQPLAAREYAMATIIPACEVVADISNNSKDFIEKEVSAFFQSPDNTLYMLPATPQALLESMGANGSTGPEAIASAEKNAALLTARAGARDPSAIPSVCRISAALQYPAGLEGSDASLASILESLEFCLRLRGSEACVLEDLAKAINLVDIRQDLVESGRSLLSHAYHAQQEYERTTKHCLDLATKQDNTITEKWLPELKTAVLNAQTSLEHCKYVWGLLDEWYEQPAATVVDWVTVDGQNVAAWHNHVKSSYCLLR